The nucleotide sequence AACCGATGAAGAGAGTTTTTTCTCGCTATTGGCATATCTGTTTCCGAAACAAAATTAATCAGCATCAGTTACAGCACTATATATTGCCACAAGTTGTGTATCGGATATGTCTGTACATGCATAGATTCCAAAAATATGACAGAAATTTTTACATCTCTGATTCCTAATTATTTTGTGAATAGATCTGATCGTGCTgtccatcaaataatttatattttttatacttaaTGAATTGCTGAAAATTATCAAAAGAGTATGATTACCAGATGCATTAGCATGAGCAGTCTCCAGCTGACTGCTACAGTCAGCTCCGGTGGAGGAAGAAGGGGCAGTGAAAGCAATTTTTTGGGCTGCAATGCTCTCTTTGCTGGCCATCTGCAACAAATCCTCGGCCTTGTCGGCCGGGAATTCATCAAAAACCAACACCTTTCCGCAATAAAAGATGGTCAATTGTGCCTTCTCTGTCCTGATAAAGTAATCACAACAACAGAGAGTAAACATTTTATTCTGATTTACAACACTAAAGCTGATTGCTACACAGAATAGTTCCAAGAACATGAGATCTGGAGTTTTGATATCTTACTTAATATTTGAAGGAATCCTGACTGATTCTGAATCAATCCCTGCATGCTGGGGAAAAAGCTCCATGGATTTTGGAGCATTTTGGTCTGTGTTATTGATGGTCTGGTCCTCAGTGGACACATCGACACCTGGTAGCAGACTCAAGGTGGTGGGTGCCTGATGCTTCTCTGTGGCAAAGAAAGATGCAGATGTAAGTCTATGCCAGTATTAATTTTGAGAATTAAGAGAATTTTTCAGTAAGAGAAATTGTGATGCCACCTAACAAGGAAaccatataaaagaaaagaacaaaaaatgaaCAATTAATCGCATGATGAACATGCAGATTAATTTGGACGAAGAAAAGAACTTGAGTTGTCCCAAAGGAAGAATAAGGAAATTAAAGAACTATGCATCCCCTTAAAATTCCTTATGAtacaaaaaacaaaaggaaagagGGGGAAGAGTTGGGAAATGTCTGATAAAAGAACCTTCAAATTTGTGGTAAACTATAAGCCAAGTCATGTTAAGAATTAAGAGATTCTTCAAGTAAAAGAAATTGTGAATCCAACCAACGCGCTGATAACATGGAATCAtggagaaaaaaattgaaagaacAAACACAACTTAAATTGTCTCAAAAGCCAAATTACacaaggtaaaaagaaaaaagaaggaaaaggccATGTGGAAGATTAAAGAGGGAAGAAAATTTTGAAGAACTCTGTAACCCATAAAAGTTCCATGTGATATCAATAAAAAGGGAAGAAGCAAGCTCACCTTGAGGTTGGTGGTGAATAGGCCATGGAGCCAACTCAAGGCCAATGCTACCAAAGCTGCCCTTCTCCTTCAAGTACTGGCTCAAGAGTCTGCATGTCACTGAGAATTGAGTCTTCTCACTTCTCTTTCCGATCTTCTCTcctgccatctctctctctccctccaatTAAGCAGACTTTACTCAATAATATTGATGTATCTTGCTCTTCTTCTCCTAATCTTCCTTGTGGGTCACCATTAACACATATTCTTCCTTCTCCTTGTCTATGGTTTTATAGAGATAAAAGAAGGCACGTGAGAGAAAGAAGGAAAGGGATGAGAACCACACAGTGAAGGAAATAAAATATAGCCTTGAAAGAAACACGTGTTCTCCTTCCTCAGACAAAGTCCACCAAGGGAAGTAGAAGACGACACATTTCCCGACACGACTATAAACAAAATCATACCACACACTGAACTCTAATTCCATACCGCGTATCTTAATCCGATTGATCGTTAATACAGATGAATTCAAATATAAAGAACATATCTAAATTATTAAATATCAATATCCAAACTATTCAATCATTGAAAATATTGCATAGTTTTTTTGTCACAAAATTAATTCGACGTGGATTTGGATAGGTCATCGGGTCACAACTTGTGCCGAAAGAGATTCCACCTTCGACTATGAGAGTTTGTCTACTTCTGGCGGTGCCATTACCATAAAAATGTGATTTTTAAGTTGCTAATAACATAAAAATGACGAATCCATTGCCGACATGGAAATAATAAGTTGGGGTCGTGATGTGGTCCTCTTCGTCTTTGGCCTTTTGTAGGTACCACCAAAGAGATCAGTCTGGGATCCAACCAAGCAAGCGTTTGAATGAAAGCGAATCCAAAGCTCTACAAGTATGACTTGGTCTAGGGTGGCCTTCCTTCTCATGTTAAACGAGTCGTGTTTCCACACTATACTTTAAGGTTTTAGGGTTTTGCACCATCTCCATCACATCAAGACAGTGATGTCTGATGGGCACCTGCCGAGCTTTGGGAAATCAACTCGGTAGGAACTCAAGGCCTGTTTCTGTTTCTGTTGATGATCAAGTACTTCTCAATTATTATTAATTGTGACCCCCAATTCAAATAATTGTGCGCTTTGAGTGAAGATTATGATGTTATTAACAATGCATAAATTATTGCTAAAACCCTAATCACACGACATAAAGGTAAAGAAAATTACGTTCAAGATAAGTTTTGAGCACAGCATATTTGCGCAGCATAACGTAATTAGTTTAGAAGCACAGGATATAGAGATTGTAAAGGAGTCTAAGCTCGGTAGATGTGCATCTAAATATAATGCCTTTCGAATCCATAACCAAAGTTATGATGAGTACGAGTTTACTGTTAGGGGGAAGATTAAGTCGGCAACACGTTTGAGTTGGACCAATTCCTGCTCGAAAAATGCTTCTCGTACCTGATTTGGACCGCCCCGCGTTGTCTACCTGCCTTGTGGTTGGAGGAGAAGAAAACGCGGAGTTCAGCGTCTTCCCACCCCCGATCCCGCCGATATCCGTCAGATTGAACGCCATCCCGCGCAGCCTCGGCAACCGGCGAACCACCGGGCCCCGCCGGAAGAACGCGATCCCGTCGATGGAGCTCACATGCCCCCCAAACACCAGAACCATCGTTCTGTGCGTCATGAGCAGCGCCATCCCCAATCTCCACACGGAGGGGAAGGAAGACATCCAGGCAAAAAGATACCCTTCAAGATCGGTCGGATATCTGCCACTTCTCTCCACGGCAAGGGATGAAACCAGGATCAGTAGGCAGATCTCCGGGGCGAGAACTCGGCCAGGGTGGAAAGAAGGAATGGGGGAGGAGAATGGGGATGGAAAATTTAGGGCTTTCGCCATGGAAGAAATCGATCGGGTGTTGTGTGTAGAACGGGACGTGAAGTGAAGAGGGGACCAAACCGGAAATACCATTGCCTTTTCTTCGCAACCTTACGATCTTGATCAGACGGTTCAAATCTACGGAGCACCGTaacaaaatcataataaattattacttAAAATGGAATCTTGATCCAACGGTTTAAAACTGTGGATAGTTTATAAAGAAAAGTATAAAAAACGTTAAAATTGCATGGATAGTTATTAAGTGATTTTTATAGTTGGATTTATAAATTCAATGGGTACAttcttcgaaaaaaaaaaaaaaagcttagcTTTTAAGCAAAACAtcccattttttaattttttataaaatatcacTTCTATATTATTTTAATCTTATGATTTCGACATGACTTAGCCACTACTCATTGTGCATGACTATCCATTGTTTTATTCTAATGGATAAAATTATAAATGAGATATATCATAGATAAAATTATAAAcgagatgtttgatataatgtccATGTTTATATCATTTGGTTTGTGTTCATGCTTTATGTAGCAGAGGACTTACAGAAAGCCTAGTCATAGTTTGGTTGACTTTTATAATCGTTTCATATTTGTAAATGTAAGTTGTGTTTAGTTATTGTGCAGAGATAAAATTGTCTAGAAACAAACCATCTAAGCAATCATTTTAAGAGTTTTTTTAATTATGTAGAGTGGTACAAAATGTGAGCCAGTATAACACCTAAAAGCTACTTGGACACATGATTAGATGGGCTTTTGGGGTAGTAATTAGGGTTAGCACACCACATTATTTCGTAGTAATGTTATGTAAGCACTTGTAGGGACTTTGGGTTATGACGAACCATCTTGGACCCTTTGTCAAATGACTATTTAGAGCTTACGAAGttcatatttgtaatttatattgct is from Musa acuminata AAA Group cultivar baxijiao chromosome BXJ1-6, Cavendish_Baxijiao_AAA, whole genome shotgun sequence and encodes:
- the LOC135677108 gene encoding protein TIFY 10b-like is translated as MAGEKIGKRSEKTQFSVTCRLLSQYLKEKGSFGSIGLELAPWPIHHQPQEKHQAPTTLSLLPGVDVSTEDQTINNTDQNAPKSMELFPQHAGIDSESVRIPSNIKTEKAQLTIFYCGKVLVFDEFPADKAEDLLQMASKESIAAQKIAFTAPSSSTGADCSSQLETAHANASDMPIARKNSLHRFLMKRKDRISTKAPYQVHGGTEAPDLGKPEHCRSWLGLGGQALKQENSE